One region of Tamandua tetradactyla isolate mTamTet1 chromosome 6, mTamTet1.pri, whole genome shotgun sequence genomic DNA includes:
- the FOXJ1 gene encoding forkhead box protein J1, whose product MAESWLRLSGAGAAEEAGPEGGLEEPDALDDSLTSLQWLQEFSILNAKAPALPPGGTDPHGYHQVPGSAAPGSPLAADPACLGQSHTPGKPTSSCTSRSAPPGLQGPPPDDVDYATNPHVKPPYSYATLICMAMQASKATKITLSAIYKWITDNFCYFRHADPTWQNSIRHNLSLNKCFIKVPREKDEPGKGGFWRIDPQYAERLLNGAFKKRRLPPVHIHPAFAHQAAREPGAAPWAGPLSVTTEAQRLLREFEEATGEAGWGAGEGRPGHKRKQPLPKRVAKVPRAPSTLLLTQEEQGELEPLKGNFDWEAVFDTGALGGELGTLGSLELSPPLSPTSQGDVDLTVHGRHIDCPATWGPPGEQAADSLDFDETFLATSFLQHPWDESGSGCLPPEPLFEAGDATLAADLQDWASVGAFL is encoded by the exons ATGGCGGAGAGCTGGCTGCGTCTCTCCGGAGCGGGGGCGGCGGAGGAGGCCGGGCCGGAGGGCGGCCTGGAGGAGCCTGACGCCCTGGATGACAGCCTGACCAGCCTGCAGTGGCTGCAGGAATTCTCTATTCTCAACGCCAAGGCCCCGGCCCTGCCCCCGGGGGGCACCGACCCCCACGGCTACCACCAGGTGCCAGGCTCGGCCGCGCCCGGGTCCCCGCTGGCGGCCGACCCCGCCTGCCTGGGGCAGTCGCACACACCCGGCAAACCCACGTCGTCGTGCACGTCGCGGAGCGCGCCCCCGGGGCTGCAGGGCCCGCCCCCCGACGACGTGGACTACGCCACCAACCCGCACGTGAAGCCGCCTTACTCGTACGCCACGCTCATCTGCATGGCCATGCAAGCCAGCAAGGCCACCAAGATCACGCTCTCGGCCATCTACAAGTGGATCACCGACAACTTCTGCTACTTCCGCCACGCCGATCCCACCTGGCAG AATTCGATCCGCCACAACCTGTCCCTGAACAAGTGCTTCATCAAAGTGCCTCGGGAGAAGGATGAGCCGGGCAAGGGGGGCTTCTGGCGCATCGACCCCCAGTACGCCGAGCGGTTGCTCAACGGGGCCTTCAAGAAGCGGCGGCTGCCTCCGGTCCACATCCACCCTGCCTTCGCCCACCAGGCTGCGCGGGAGCCCGGCGCCGCCCCCTGGGCCGGGCCGCTGAGCGTAACCACCGAGGCCCAGCGGCTGCTGCGGGAGTTCGAGGAGGCCACGGGGGAGGCGGGCTGGGGTGCGGGTGAGGGCCGGCCCGGGCACAAGCGCAAGCAGCCACTGCCCAAGCGAGTGGCCAAGGTCCCGCGGGCCCCCAGCACCCTGCTGCTGACCCAGGAGGAGCAGGGCGAGCTGGAGCCCCTGAAAGGCAACTTTGACTGGGAGGCCGTCTTCGATACCGGCGCACTGGGCGGGGAGCTGGGCACGCTGGGGTCGCTGGAGCTGAGCCCGCCGCTGAGCCCCACCTCTCAGGGGGACGTGGACCTCACTGTCCACGGCCGCCACATCGACTGCCCTGCCACCTGGGGGCCTCCTGGGGAGCAGGCCGCCGACAGCCTGGACTTCGACGAAACCTTCCTGGCCACGTCCTTCCTGCAGCACCCCTGGGACGAGAGTGGCAGTGGCTGCCTGCCCCCGGAGCCCCTCTTTGAGGCCGGGGACGCCACCCTGGCTGCCGACCTCCAGGACTGGGCCAGCGTGGGCGCCTTCTTGTAA